From a region of the Haematobia irritans isolate KBUSLIRL chromosome 4, ASM5000362v1, whole genome shotgun sequence genome:
- the LOC142233899 gene encoding cuticle protein 8-like, whose product ISFKFIVAIAFIFTLTQATPIELEHYGHGHLIHATPLHAQAEPVAYPKYSFNYGIKDPHSGDIKSQSEERDGDAVKGQYSLVEADGSVRTVDYTADDHHGFNAVVHKTAPAAHAAPAAPQIHAAPIHTIHAAPIYAHAHAPAPALLYHH is encoded by the exons atttcttttaagtTTATCGTTGCTATTGCATTCATTTTCACTTTGACACAAGCGACACCAATTGAACTGGAACACTATGGTCATGGTCATCTGATACATGCTACCCCCCTTCATGCCCAAGCTGAACCTGTG GCCTATCCCAAATATTCATTCAATTATGGAATTAAAGATCCCCATTCTGGTGATATAAAATCACAAAGCGAAGAACGTGATGGTGATGCCGTGAAAGGTCAATATTCCTTGGTTGAAGCGGATGGCTCTGTGCGTACCGTGGACTATACAGCCGATGATCATCATGGTTTTAATGCCGTTGTTCACAAAACAGCACCTGCAGCTCATGCTGCACCTGCTGCTCCACAAATTCATGCTGCTCCCATTCATACAATCCATGCTGCTCCAATTTATGCACATGCTCATGCACCCGCACCTGCTCTATTATATCATCACTAA
- the LOC142233647 gene encoding uncharacterized protein LOC142233647 → MSQNLRLALIGRYIFLSLSICLTTGLTLPNKPRAHLKAPPADNSGSGSSPVTSYYRHNIYGPNTYAFGFEVNDKASGNIQFRDEQRYGNGSVKGSYGYVRPDGSVSITHFMANPEQGYLSQTQNFEPEDKRKWLENWPTKKPSILMDKPLETIQPQVKYDEGEKLNLTSVLLPVEPIKAEHGIDLNPPDLEKELVNPAVLEVINGDVPLVANDGKKAHEIGFSTFNAFIHPDFPIITLELPNNQEGKGSSNNDEKPSSKSNKYNEQKVNNSEKILTDPDLHASPAEKYVKSKENNAEKSLPENTLRNLEEHHSSMDPSPSFKSRFIAKSLPVGSKKWYDRIISESRQEYLKDIDL, encoded by the exons ATGTCACAAAATTTGCGTTTGGCATTAATCGGGAGA tatatatttttaagcctTAGCATATGCCTTACAACTGGCCTTACTTTACCCaacaaacctagagcacatcttAAGGCACCACCGGCTGACAATAGTGGTAGCGGCAGTAGTCCGGTGACTTCATATTATCGTCACAATATCTATG GCCCCAACACCTATGCTTTTGGTTTTGAAGTGAATGACAAAGCCAGCGGTAACATACAGTTTCGAGATGAACAACGCTATGGCAATGGCAGTGTAAAAGGTTCCTATGGCTATGTTAGACCAGATGGCAGTGTCAGTATCACACATTTCATGGCTAACCCAGAGCAGGGTTATTTGAGTCAAACGCAGAATTTCGAACCGGAAGATAAAAGAAAATGGTTGGAAAATTGGCCTACCAAAAAACCAAGCATACTTATGGATAAACCACTGGAGACCATCCAACCACAAGTAAAATATGATGAAGGCGAAAAATTAAACTTAACTTCTGTTCTATTACCTGTAGAACCCATAAAAGCTGAACACGGCATAGACTTGAATCCACCAGATTTGGAAAAGGAATTAGTGAATCCTGCAGTTTTAGAGGTAATAAATGGTGATGTCCCTCTGGTGGCCAATGATGGGAAGAAGGCTCATGAAATTGGATTTTCAACATTTAATGCCTTTATCCATCCTGATTTTCCCATAATCACCTTGGAATTGCCCAATAACCAAGAAGGCAAAGGATCCTCAAACAATGATGAAAAACCTTCTTCAAAATCGAATAAATATAATGaacaaaaagtaaataattCGGAAAAAATTCTGACTGATCCTGATTTACATGCATCACCTGCTGAGAAGTAtgtaaaatctaaagaaaataatgCCGAAAAATCATTGCCCGAAAACACATTACGAAACCTAGAGGAACATCACAGCTCCATGGATCCAAGTCCATCCTTTAAGAGCCGATTTATAGCTAAGTCTCTACCAGTAGGTAGTAAGAAATGGTATGATCGAATTATAAGTGAATCTCGACAAGAATATCTAAAAGATATTGACTTATAA
- the LOC142234378 gene encoding cuticle protein 19-like: protein MKFFVIAACFVTIAQSIPIEIGNYDHGAVLDHGPIAAAAEAPAYPKYSFHYGVKDPQTGDIKSQAEERDGDVVKGQYSLVEPDGSVRTVNYSADDINGFNAVVHKSDPSGHAASDPYYGHSALGHY from the exons TTCTTTGTTATAGCTGCCTGTTTTGTGACCATCGCCCAAAGTATTCCCATTGAAATTGGAAACTATGACCATGGAGCAGTATTAGATCATGGCCCAATAGCTGCCGCTGCAGAAGCACCA GCAtatccaaaatattcctttcATTACGGCGTTAAAGATCCTCAGACCGGCGATATCAAGTCACAAGCTGAAGAACGCGATGGTGATGTAGTTAAAGGACAATATTCTCTGGTAGAACCAGATGGTTCAGTACGAACAGTGAACTATAGTGCTGATGATATCAATGGTTTTAATGCTGTTGTTCATAAGTCGGATCCTTCTGGTCATGCAGCCTCTGATCCTTACTATGGACATTCAGCCTTAGGTCATTACTAA